A stretch of Channa argus isolate prfri chromosome 16, Channa argus male v1.0, whole genome shotgun sequence DNA encodes these proteins:
- the fcf1 gene encoding rRNA-processing protein FCF1 homolog: MVKQKTKKFAAMKRMISLKDQRIKEKDRAKAKEKKKKDPSQLKEREVTKYPSCLFFQYNTQLGPPYHILVDTNFINFSIKAKLDIVQSMMDCLYAKCIPYITDCVMAEIEKLGMKYRVALRIAKDPRFERLPCTHKGTYADDCLVQRVTQHKCYILATVDRDLKRRVRKIPGVPIMYISNHRYNIERMPDDYGAPRF, translated from the exons ATG gTGAAGCAGAAAACCAAAAAGTTTGCTGCAATGAAAAGAATGATCAGTCTGAAAGATCAAAGAAT AAAAGAGAAAGATCGTGctaaagcaaaagagaaaaagaagaaagatccCTCCCAGCTTAAGGAGAGAGAGGT GACTAAGTACCCATCATGCCTTTTCTTCCAGTACAATACTCAGCTTGGTCCACCATACCACATTCTAGTTGACACCAATTTTATCAACTTCTCAATCAAGGCCAAGCTGGACATTGTTCAGTCTATGATGGATTGCCTTTATGCAAAAT GTATCCCATACATCACAGACTGTGTGATGGCTGAGATTGAAAAACTAGGAATGAAGTACAGAGTTGCACTCAG gatAGCTAAGGATCCAAGGTTTGAGCGCCTGCCGTGCACACACAAGGGAACATATGCTGATGACTGTTTAGTTCAAAGGGTAACACAg CACAAGTGTTACATACTGGCTACAGTGGACAGAGATCTAAAGAGAAGGGTCAGGAAGATCCCTGGAGTACCCATCATGTATATCTCAAACCATAG GTACAATATTGAACGGATGCCAGATGACTATGGTGCACCAAGATTTTAG
- the vash1 gene encoding tubulinyl-Tyr carboxypeptidase 1 isoform X2 has translation MSSVVLGLCRSSGLLEICGDCVWLPSGGGMLKATVNSVEERDEEQEDEGDEELRDGGVPFYINRGGFPVDDETWERMWRHVARIHANGEALGKEIRGATDLPRIPIPSVPSYQPTTPVPQHLEAIQKYIRELQYNHTGTQFFEIKKSRPLTALMDIAKEMTREALPIKCLEAVILGIYLTNNMPGVERFPLSFKSQFSGNHFHHIVLGLHIGGRFGALGMSRREDLMFKRLEFRTLMDLVQEFDGAYRGYWHTLRKVKIGQYVSHDPHSVEQIEWKHSILDLDKLTKEELRKELDRHTRDMRLKIGKPAPPSPTKERRNIMGSPLRGPSSPIRRISRVERRPSGEKKVLEQKASADMNGYQIRV, from the exons ATGAGCAGTGTCGTGTTGGGATTGTGCAGGAGCAGTGGTTTACTGGAAATCTGTGGC GACTGTGTTTGGCTTCCTAGTGGAGGAGGGATGCTGAAGGCCACTGTTAACTCAGTggaggagagagatgaggagcaggaggaTGAAGGTGATGAAGAGTTGAGGGATGGAGGGGTGCCTTTCTACATCAACAGAGGAGGCTTCCCGGTGGATGACGAGACTTGGGAGAGGATGTGGCGCCATGTGGCTCGAATCCATGCCAATGGTGAAGCTTTGGGGAAGGAGATCCGGGGTGCCACTGACCTGCCCAGG ATTCCAATACCGAGTGTGCCTTCATACCAGCCAACCACCCCTGTCCCACAGCATCTAGAAGCCATACAGAAATACATCAGGGAATTGCA GTACAATCATACAGGGACACAGTTTTTTGAAATCAAGAAGAGTCGGCCTCTTACTGC TTTGATGGACATCGCTAAAGAGATGACGCGGGAGGCTCTGCCAATCAAATGTCTGGAGGCAGTGATCCTCGGGAT TTACCTCACCAACAACATGCCAGGTGTGGAGCGCTTCCCCCTGAGCTTTAAGTCTCAGTTCTCAGGGAACCATTTCCACCACATTGTGCTGGGACTTCACATTGGGGGGCGCTTTGGCGCTCTGGGCATGAGCCGGAGAGAGGACCTCATGTTCAAGCGCCTTGAGTTCCGAACACTGATGGACTTGGTGCAGGAATTTGACGGAGCCTACAGGGGCTACTGGCACACCCTGCGCAAGGTAAAGATTGGGCAGTACGTGTCCCACGACCCTCACAGCGTGGAGCAGATAGAATGGAAGCACTCCATACTAGACCTGGACAAGCTGACCAAGGAGGAACTGCGGAAGGAGCTAGACAGACACACTCGAGACATGAGGCTGAAG ATAGGAAAGCCTGCACCTCCCTCTCCCAccaaagaaagaagaaacatcATGGGTTCGCCCCTCCGAGGACCAAGCAGCCCCATACGCAGGATCAGCCGTGTTGAAAGACG TCCCTCTGGAGAGAAGAAGGTTTTGGAACAAAAAGCATCTGCAGACATGAATGGATACCAGATTCGAGTCTAA
- the vash1 gene encoding tubulinyl-Tyr carboxypeptidase 1 isoform X1: MLKATVNSVEERDEEQEDEGDEELRDGGVPFYINRGGFPVDDETWERMWRHVARIHANGEALGKEIRGATDLPRIPIPSVPSYQPTTPVPQHLEAIQKYIRELQYNHTGTQFFEIKKSRPLTALMDIAKEMTREALPIKCLEAVILGIYLTNNMPGVERFPLSFKSQFSGNHFHHIVLGLHIGGRFGALGMSRREDLMFKRLEFRTLMDLVQEFDGAYRGYWHTLRKVKIGQYVSHDPHSVEQIEWKHSILDLDKLTKEELRKELDRHTRDMRLKIGKPAPPSPTKERRNIMGSPLRGPSSPIRRISRVERRPSGEKKVLEQKASADMNGYQIRV; the protein is encoded by the exons ATGCTGAAGGCCACTGTTAACTCAGTggaggagagagatgaggagcaggaggaTGAAGGTGATGAAGAGTTGAGGGATGGAGGGGTGCCTTTCTACATCAACAGAGGAGGCTTCCCGGTGGATGACGAGACTTGGGAGAGGATGTGGCGCCATGTGGCTCGAATCCATGCCAATGGTGAAGCTTTGGGGAAGGAGATCCGGGGTGCCACTGACCTGCCCAGG ATTCCAATACCGAGTGTGCCTTCATACCAGCCAACCACCCCTGTCCCACAGCATCTAGAAGCCATACAGAAATACATCAGGGAATTGCA GTACAATCATACAGGGACACAGTTTTTTGAAATCAAGAAGAGTCGGCCTCTTACTGC TTTGATGGACATCGCTAAAGAGATGACGCGGGAGGCTCTGCCAATCAAATGTCTGGAGGCAGTGATCCTCGGGAT TTACCTCACCAACAACATGCCAGGTGTGGAGCGCTTCCCCCTGAGCTTTAAGTCTCAGTTCTCAGGGAACCATTTCCACCACATTGTGCTGGGACTTCACATTGGGGGGCGCTTTGGCGCTCTGGGCATGAGCCGGAGAGAGGACCTCATGTTCAAGCGCCTTGAGTTCCGAACACTGATGGACTTGGTGCAGGAATTTGACGGAGCCTACAGGGGCTACTGGCACACCCTGCGCAAGGTAAAGATTGGGCAGTACGTGTCCCACGACCCTCACAGCGTGGAGCAGATAGAATGGAAGCACTCCATACTAGACCTGGACAAGCTGACCAAGGAGGAACTGCGGAAGGAGCTAGACAGACACACTCGAGACATGAGGCTGAAG ATAGGAAAGCCTGCACCTCCCTCTCCCAccaaagaaagaagaaacatcATGGGTTCGCCCCTCCGAGGACCAAGCAGCCCCATACGCAGGATCAGCCGTGTTGAAAGACG TCCCTCTGGAGAGAAGAAGGTTTTGGAACAAAAAGCATCTGCAGACATGAATGGATACCAGATTCGAGTCTAA
- the angel1 gene encoding protein angel homolog 1 isoform X2, whose product MKELSPEEEEEDRARPDTDVRQLLAALLEEKENEPAVMISKNQSGVEEKEADVRNGRQQDKMDAEKQKGEEMIVRVDVLHKKGNPADGSIFPTEDNHSEEPLGEHLKRVQTGEHMQEPTGPVQEQMQILTLKSQVIPAEDNIQEITCPIIEQIQIPTLEGLVILAEDNTQDTTYPVQEQIKSSEESLTLTESITQVSECWDEYVLSTADEMQGCTSSSELLFASSLYETQTCPDLHGQHDERAGWHFRVGPGLSEEVYCPLWQFPSASYYPPVEQLLPFEVMWRVWEEMEECTNAEKTLPFINPTMSFTVMSYNILAQYLLEANQELYIHCPLEVLDWSYRYNLIIEEIQKWAPDILCLQEVQENHYQEQLCPFLSQMGYTCVYKRRTGMKTDGCATCYRSSYFSEISLTELEFFKPETELLDRHNVGIVLLLQPWVTQGSKVKAKASPLCVANTHLLFNPRRGDVKLAQLAMMLSEIDCMVKSCQVKGEHCNVILCGDFNSLPHMPLYQLITTGELYYQGLPAWMISGQEDLSHKTHCYRLFAPLWPNSLGITDNCQYTAVNDLFENQNQESGRFQYSHNFMLQLRYCPAACVRPQDLKLIPGVTDNTPNASRENQPCDKRFRHSISHRLDLKSVYRHILPGSGNSEVTTLNSEVGATVDYIFYSPRRILTTDQKAGGDFVSRGLKLTGRLSLPSEDVLWSLKGLPNHIFPSDHLSLVAKFQLDLNGA is encoded by the exons ATGAAAGAACTAAgcccagaagaagaagaagaagacagggCAAGGCCAGACACTGATGTTAGACAGCTGTTGGCTGCATTGcttgaagaaaaagagaatgaaCCTGCTGTTATGATAAGTAAGAACCAGTCTGGAGTCgaagagaaagaagcagatgTCAGAAATGGACGGCAACAAGACAAGATGGATGCTGAGAAACAAAAAGGCGAGGAAATGATTGTCCGCGTCGACGTGCTTCATAAGAAGGGAAACCCAGCAGATGGAAGTATTTTTCCAACTGAGGATAACCATTCAGAGGAGCCACTTGGGGAACATTTGAAGCGTGTGCAAACAGGGGAGCACATGCAAGAACCAACTGGTCCAGTACAGGAACAAATGCAGATTCTCACCTTGAAAAGCCAAGTAATTCCAGCTGAGGACAACATACAAGAAATTACTTGTCCAATAATAGAGCAAATACAGATTCCCACTTTGGAAGGGTTAGTAATTCTAGCTGAGGACAACACACAAGACACCACTTATCCAGTGCAGGAACAAATAAAAAGCTCGGAAGAGTCATTAACTCTAACTGAATCGATAACTCAGGTATCTGAGTGCTGGGATGAATATGTGCTTTCCACAGCTGATGAAATGCAAGGTTGTACAAGCAGTTCTGAGTTGTTATTTGCCTCCTCCCTATATGAGACTCAGACCTGCCCTGACCTCCATGGGCAACATGATGAACGAGCTGGTTGGCACTTCCGTGTAGGCCCAGGCCTGTCTGAGGAAGTGTACTGTCCACTGTGGCAATTTCCTAGTGCTAGCTATTACCCTCCTGTGGAGCAGTTATTGCCATTTGAAG TGATGTGGAGAGTAtgggaggagatggaggaatGCACCAACGCTGAAAAAACTCTCCCATTCATAAACCCCACAATGAGCTTCACTGTCATGTCCTACAACATCCTAGCTCAGTACCTATTAGAGGCCAACCAGGAGCTGTACATACACTGCCCCCTGGAGGTGCTAGACTGGAGCTACCGCTACAATCTCATTATagaagaaatacagaaatggGCACCAGAT ATTTTGTGTCTACAGGAAGTTCAAGAGAACCACTACCAAGAACAACTGTGTCCATTCCTCTCTCAGATGG GCTACACCTGTGTGTACAAACGGCGTACAGGGATGAAGACCGATGGCTGTGCTACTTGCTATCGTAGCAGTTACTTCTCTGAGATATCACTAACTGAGCTGGAGTTCTTCAAGCCGGAGACAGAGCTGCTGGACAggcacaatgtgggcattgttTTGCTTCTGCAACCTTGGGTGACCCAAGGTTCCAAGGTCAAGGCGAAGGCCTCACCGCTGTGTGTTGCCAACACCCACCTGCTCTTCAACCCCAGGAGGGGTGATGTGAAGCTGGCTCAGTTGGCCATGATGCTTTCAGAAATAGACTGTATGGTAAAATCCTGTCAAGTCAAGGGCGAACACtgtaatgttattttgtgtGGGGACTTCAACTCTCTGCCACACATGCCTCTGTACCAGCTGATCACCACTGGCGAGCTCTACTACCAGGGTCTGCCAGCATGGATG ATTTCAGGTCAAGAGGATTTGTCACACAAAACCCATTGCTACAGACTGTTTGCCCCCCTGTGGCCCAACTCTCTGGGAATCACTGACAATTGCCAGTACACTGCTGTTAATGACTTATTTGAGAACCAGAATCAGGAATCAG GGAGATTTCAGTACAGCCACAACTTTATGCTCCAGTTGCGCTACTGTCCAGCTGCATGTGTTCGTCCCCAGGATCTGAAGCTGATCCCAGGAGTGACTGATAACACACCAA ATGCTTCAAGAGAAAATCAGCCTTGTGATAAAAG ATTCAGACACAGTATCAGTCATCGGTTAGACCTGAAGTCTGTCTATAGGCACATCCTACCAGGCTCTGGCAATTCGGAAGTCACAACCCTCAACTCTGAAGTGGGAGCGACTGTTGACTACATCTTTTACTCACCAAGACGCATCCTTACTACTGATCAAAAAG CTGGTGGTGACTTTGTGAGCAGAGGTCTGAAGCTGACTGGTcgtctctccctcccttcaGAAGATGTCTTATGGTCACTGAAGGGTCTTCCTAATCATATCTTTCCCTCTGACCATCTCAGCCTGGTGGCCAAATTCCAGCTGGATTTGAATGGTGCATGA
- the angel1 gene encoding protein angel homolog 1 isoform X1, with translation MIGSLLFYVLYPFSRYLTTRRSETSKKGLPHAVVKGTAVWDGGAVATRRFTQSLQDQCLSQSSGTEGQTKERMKELSPEEEEEDRARPDTDVRQLLAALLEEKENEPAVMISKNQSGVEEKEADVRNGRQQDKMDAEKQKGEEMIVRVDVLHKKGNPADGSIFPTEDNHSEEPLGEHLKRVQTGEHMQEPTGPVQEQMQILTLKSQVIPAEDNIQEITCPIIEQIQIPTLEGLVILAEDNTQDTTYPVQEQIKSSEESLTLTESITQVSECWDEYVLSTADEMQGCTSSSELLFASSLYETQTCPDLHGQHDERAGWHFRVGPGLSEEVYCPLWQFPSASYYPPVEQLLPFEVMWRVWEEMEECTNAEKTLPFINPTMSFTVMSYNILAQYLLEANQELYIHCPLEVLDWSYRYNLIIEEIQKWAPDILCLQEVQENHYQEQLCPFLSQMGYTCVYKRRTGMKTDGCATCYRSSYFSEISLTELEFFKPETELLDRHNVGIVLLLQPWVTQGSKVKAKASPLCVANTHLLFNPRRGDVKLAQLAMMLSEIDCMVKSCQVKGEHCNVILCGDFNSLPHMPLYQLITTGELYYQGLPAWMISGQEDLSHKTHCYRLFAPLWPNSLGITDNCQYTAVNDLFENQNQESGRFQYSHNFMLQLRYCPAACVRPQDLKLIPGVTDNTPNASRENQPCDKRFRHSISHRLDLKSVYRHILPGSGNSEVTTLNSEVGATVDYIFYSPRRILTTDQKAGGDFVSRGLKLTGRLSLPSEDVLWSLKGLPNHIFPSDHLSLVAKFQLDLNGA, from the exons ATGATTGGCAGCCTGCTGTTTTACGTGCTCTACCCGTTTTCACGTTACCTGACCACTCGACGCTCAG agACCTCAAAGAAGGGTCTCCCTCATGCAGTGGTTAAGGGTACAGCAGTGTGGGATGGTGGTGCTGTCGCAACCAGGAGGTTCACCCAGTCTCTGCAGGACCAGTGTCTTAGCCAAAGCAGTGGGACAGAAGGACAAACTAAAGAAAGGATGAAAGAACTAAgcccagaagaagaagaagaagacagggCAAGGCCAGACACTGATGTTAGACAGCTGTTGGCTGCATTGcttgaagaaaaagagaatgaaCCTGCTGTTATGATAAGTAAGAACCAGTCTGGAGTCgaagagaaagaagcagatgTCAGAAATGGACGGCAACAAGACAAGATGGATGCTGAGAAACAAAAAGGCGAGGAAATGATTGTCCGCGTCGACGTGCTTCATAAGAAGGGAAACCCAGCAGATGGAAGTATTTTTCCAACTGAGGATAACCATTCAGAGGAGCCACTTGGGGAACATTTGAAGCGTGTGCAAACAGGGGAGCACATGCAAGAACCAACTGGTCCAGTACAGGAACAAATGCAGATTCTCACCTTGAAAAGCCAAGTAATTCCAGCTGAGGACAACATACAAGAAATTACTTGTCCAATAATAGAGCAAATACAGATTCCCACTTTGGAAGGGTTAGTAATTCTAGCTGAGGACAACACACAAGACACCACTTATCCAGTGCAGGAACAAATAAAAAGCTCGGAAGAGTCATTAACTCTAACTGAATCGATAACTCAGGTATCTGAGTGCTGGGATGAATATGTGCTTTCCACAGCTGATGAAATGCAAGGTTGTACAAGCAGTTCTGAGTTGTTATTTGCCTCCTCCCTATATGAGACTCAGACCTGCCCTGACCTCCATGGGCAACATGATGAACGAGCTGGTTGGCACTTCCGTGTAGGCCCAGGCCTGTCTGAGGAAGTGTACTGTCCACTGTGGCAATTTCCTAGTGCTAGCTATTACCCTCCTGTGGAGCAGTTATTGCCATTTGAAG TGATGTGGAGAGTAtgggaggagatggaggaatGCACCAACGCTGAAAAAACTCTCCCATTCATAAACCCCACAATGAGCTTCACTGTCATGTCCTACAACATCCTAGCTCAGTACCTATTAGAGGCCAACCAGGAGCTGTACATACACTGCCCCCTGGAGGTGCTAGACTGGAGCTACCGCTACAATCTCATTATagaagaaatacagaaatggGCACCAGAT ATTTTGTGTCTACAGGAAGTTCAAGAGAACCACTACCAAGAACAACTGTGTCCATTCCTCTCTCAGATGG GCTACACCTGTGTGTACAAACGGCGTACAGGGATGAAGACCGATGGCTGTGCTACTTGCTATCGTAGCAGTTACTTCTCTGAGATATCACTAACTGAGCTGGAGTTCTTCAAGCCGGAGACAGAGCTGCTGGACAggcacaatgtgggcattgttTTGCTTCTGCAACCTTGGGTGACCCAAGGTTCCAAGGTCAAGGCGAAGGCCTCACCGCTGTGTGTTGCCAACACCCACCTGCTCTTCAACCCCAGGAGGGGTGATGTGAAGCTGGCTCAGTTGGCCATGATGCTTTCAGAAATAGACTGTATGGTAAAATCCTGTCAAGTCAAGGGCGAACACtgtaatgttattttgtgtGGGGACTTCAACTCTCTGCCACACATGCCTCTGTACCAGCTGATCACCACTGGCGAGCTCTACTACCAGGGTCTGCCAGCATGGATG ATTTCAGGTCAAGAGGATTTGTCACACAAAACCCATTGCTACAGACTGTTTGCCCCCCTGTGGCCCAACTCTCTGGGAATCACTGACAATTGCCAGTACACTGCTGTTAATGACTTATTTGAGAACCAGAATCAGGAATCAG GGAGATTTCAGTACAGCCACAACTTTATGCTCCAGTTGCGCTACTGTCCAGCTGCATGTGTTCGTCCCCAGGATCTGAAGCTGATCCCAGGAGTGACTGATAACACACCAA ATGCTTCAAGAGAAAATCAGCCTTGTGATAAAAG ATTCAGACACAGTATCAGTCATCGGTTAGACCTGAAGTCTGTCTATAGGCACATCCTACCAGGCTCTGGCAATTCGGAAGTCACAACCCTCAACTCTGAAGTGGGAGCGACTGTTGACTACATCTTTTACTCACCAAGACGCATCCTTACTACTGATCAAAAAG CTGGTGGTGACTTTGTGAGCAGAGGTCTGAAGCTGACTGGTcgtctctccctcccttcaGAAGATGTCTTATGGTCACTGAAGGGTCTTCCTAATCATATCTTTCCCTCTGACCATCTCAGCCTGGTGGCCAAATTCCAGCTGGATTTGAATGGTGCATGA
- the angel1 gene encoding protein angel homolog 1 isoform X3, producing MIGSLLFYVLYPFSRYLTTRRSETSKKGLPHAVVKGTAVWDGGAVATRRFTQSLQDQCLSQSSGTEGQTKERMKELSPEEEEEDRARPDTDVRQLLAALLEEKENEPAVMISKNQSGVEEKEADVRNGRQQDKMDAEKQKGEEMIVRVDVLHKKGNPADGSIFPTEDNHSEEPLGEHLKRVQTGEHMQEPTGPVQEQMQILTLKSQVIPAEDNIQEITCPIIEQIQIPTLEGLVILAEDNTQDTTYPVQEQIKSSEESLTLTESITQVSECWDEYVLSTADEMQGCTSSSELLFASSLYETQTCPDLHGQHDERAGWHFRVGPGLSEEVYCPLWQFPSASYYPPVEQLLPFEVMWRVWEEMEECTNAEKTLPFINPTMSFTVMSYNILAQYLLEANQELYIHCPLEVLDWSYRYNLIIEEIQKWAPDILCLQEVQENHYQEQLCPFLSQMGYTCVYKRRTGMKTDGCATCYRSSYFSEISLTELEFFKPETELLDRHNVGIVLLLQPWVTQGSKVKAKASPLCVANTHLLFNPRRGDVKLAQLAMMLSEIDCMVKSCQVKGEHCNVILCGDFNSLPHMPLYQLITTGELYYQGLPAWMISGQEDLSHKTHCYRLFAPLWPNSLGITDNCQYTAVNDLFENQNQESGRFQYSHNFMLQLRYCPAACVRPQDLKLIPGVTDNTPSKVKQCFKRKSAL from the exons ATGATTGGCAGCCTGCTGTTTTACGTGCTCTACCCGTTTTCACGTTACCTGACCACTCGACGCTCAG agACCTCAAAGAAGGGTCTCCCTCATGCAGTGGTTAAGGGTACAGCAGTGTGGGATGGTGGTGCTGTCGCAACCAGGAGGTTCACCCAGTCTCTGCAGGACCAGTGTCTTAGCCAAAGCAGTGGGACAGAAGGACAAACTAAAGAAAGGATGAAAGAACTAAgcccagaagaagaagaagaagacagggCAAGGCCAGACACTGATGTTAGACAGCTGTTGGCTGCATTGcttgaagaaaaagagaatgaaCCTGCTGTTATGATAAGTAAGAACCAGTCTGGAGTCgaagagaaagaagcagatgTCAGAAATGGACGGCAACAAGACAAGATGGATGCTGAGAAACAAAAAGGCGAGGAAATGATTGTCCGCGTCGACGTGCTTCATAAGAAGGGAAACCCAGCAGATGGAAGTATTTTTCCAACTGAGGATAACCATTCAGAGGAGCCACTTGGGGAACATTTGAAGCGTGTGCAAACAGGGGAGCACATGCAAGAACCAACTGGTCCAGTACAGGAACAAATGCAGATTCTCACCTTGAAAAGCCAAGTAATTCCAGCTGAGGACAACATACAAGAAATTACTTGTCCAATAATAGAGCAAATACAGATTCCCACTTTGGAAGGGTTAGTAATTCTAGCTGAGGACAACACACAAGACACCACTTATCCAGTGCAGGAACAAATAAAAAGCTCGGAAGAGTCATTAACTCTAACTGAATCGATAACTCAGGTATCTGAGTGCTGGGATGAATATGTGCTTTCCACAGCTGATGAAATGCAAGGTTGTACAAGCAGTTCTGAGTTGTTATTTGCCTCCTCCCTATATGAGACTCAGACCTGCCCTGACCTCCATGGGCAACATGATGAACGAGCTGGTTGGCACTTCCGTGTAGGCCCAGGCCTGTCTGAGGAAGTGTACTGTCCACTGTGGCAATTTCCTAGTGCTAGCTATTACCCTCCTGTGGAGCAGTTATTGCCATTTGAAG TGATGTGGAGAGTAtgggaggagatggaggaatGCACCAACGCTGAAAAAACTCTCCCATTCATAAACCCCACAATGAGCTTCACTGTCATGTCCTACAACATCCTAGCTCAGTACCTATTAGAGGCCAACCAGGAGCTGTACATACACTGCCCCCTGGAGGTGCTAGACTGGAGCTACCGCTACAATCTCATTATagaagaaatacagaaatggGCACCAGAT ATTTTGTGTCTACAGGAAGTTCAAGAGAACCACTACCAAGAACAACTGTGTCCATTCCTCTCTCAGATGG GCTACACCTGTGTGTACAAACGGCGTACAGGGATGAAGACCGATGGCTGTGCTACTTGCTATCGTAGCAGTTACTTCTCTGAGATATCACTAACTGAGCTGGAGTTCTTCAAGCCGGAGACAGAGCTGCTGGACAggcacaatgtgggcattgttTTGCTTCTGCAACCTTGGGTGACCCAAGGTTCCAAGGTCAAGGCGAAGGCCTCACCGCTGTGTGTTGCCAACACCCACCTGCTCTTCAACCCCAGGAGGGGTGATGTGAAGCTGGCTCAGTTGGCCATGATGCTTTCAGAAATAGACTGTATGGTAAAATCCTGTCAAGTCAAGGGCGAACACtgtaatgttattttgtgtGGGGACTTCAACTCTCTGCCACACATGCCTCTGTACCAGCTGATCACCACTGGCGAGCTCTACTACCAGGGTCTGCCAGCATGGATG ATTTCAGGTCAAGAGGATTTGTCACACAAAACCCATTGCTACAGACTGTTTGCCCCCCTGTGGCCCAACTCTCTGGGAATCACTGACAATTGCCAGTACACTGCTGTTAATGACTTATTTGAGAACCAGAATCAGGAATCAG GGAGATTTCAGTACAGCCACAACTTTATGCTCCAGTTGCGCTACTGTCCAGCTGCATGTGTTCGTCCCCAGGATCTGAAGCTGATCCCAGGAGTGACTGATAACACACCAAGTAAAGtcaaaca ATGCTTCAAGAGAAAATCAGCCTTGTGA